A window of the Polaribacter sp. HaHaR_3_91 genome harbors these coding sequences:
- a CDS encoding SusC/RagA family TonB-linked outer membrane protein — translation MKHIFTPHIKKLILSLGIILFYQNAFAQTKPISINIKEQPLSTVLKTIEDQTSYRVIYNIAKIDTNQKVSLVAINNSLEEVLSKLLKDTTLTYVIKNKQILLIEKQAAKPQKTTRIIKGIVYTAEDNLPLPGASILIKDSRIGAITNMDGQFTYLLKGNDIANIVLEVSYLGMKTKTVVVADQSQFTFYLEESRNTLEEVVITSSYGTKKLREEVVGSIETLNSKDIAIEQASESIDKMVDGQIAGVYIENTSGIGGPVSINIRGQGSLTPLNGAIYGTSTQPLIIIDGVIMAEEMAIDNDFFDANGSSSEDLSNPLSQISPENIESFTVLKDAAAVSIYGADAANGVILITTKQGKKGPAKFGFSSQLGVSSAINQIKYLSGSQYNELRNEYLKNTTVGYTPIAYNGVDTDWFNLLNGTGIYNKYNFSVSGASESFSYRTSLSFKKIDEPQKGNTNKQLNANINLGYKHKKFDLNLTLSPSFVSKNAPNIYYSYAFAPNLSPYNEDGSYANVGITGLGNPLAAIDQNKNISNTYSILGSLQASYHITEDLNISSLFGLSYSDKEQDRYFSGENESGQVNGSFTLNGTSYPIYGRRLINNRHTNKWNWQTRALYNKQIDENNAFDGIFGIELTKENVDFNYASGRGFVNPNIINEVTDALQDDAPSTTENESTGNQTYSSDISNNSKVSLFSQLNYNYKKRYFILANFRRDQSSVFGDDTNVAYTGGAGVSWILSNENFLEANNWIDLLKLKLSYGTTGNSRIGSYRSKGLYTINDNGYNNLDIAYPSAAPNGELSWEKNKKFNAGLNFNFLNTVSLTLEYYYDDIQDLITSRSIPSETGYNSIQINAASMYNKGLELSTNFKWFQKENFKWTTSFNISTLQSEVTELKGLGNEFSVSEIALAQKVGYSTSTIWGIKWAGIDPATGRDLLKKDGEIYDAITYNSLFTSADWVPIGDYQPDAYGGFNNTFTFNNNISLSIRGSFQIGGDYLAEDELIAKYNITSNRNLSVNAYDYWRTPGDVALNPIVTSNNPTISNYDKYLYDATSLRISNVNLNYSFPKNSLSFLDGLSVYTDVSNVLYWYKEKSLNGRNGINEFRFTYPQARTISIGVNAKF, via the coding sequence ATGAAGCATATTTTTACTCCCCATATAAAAAAACTAATTCTCTCCTTAGGAATTATATTATTTTATCAAAATGCCTTTGCGCAAACAAAACCAATTTCTATCAACATAAAAGAACAACCACTAAGTACTGTTCTAAAAACAATCGAAGATCAAACATCTTATCGCGTTATTTATAATATCGCTAAAATAGACACGAATCAAAAAGTTAGTTTGGTAGCAATCAACAACAGCTTAGAAGAAGTTTTATCAAAATTATTAAAAGATACAACGCTGACATATGTAATTAAAAATAAGCAGATTTTACTTATTGAAAAACAAGCTGCTAAACCTCAAAAAACAACAAGAATCATAAAAGGAATTGTGTATACAGCAGAAGACAATTTACCACTTCCAGGAGCTAGCATTTTAATTAAAGATTCTAGAATTGGAGCAATCACAAATATGGATGGTCAATTCACTTATTTATTAAAGGGAAATGATATTGCAAACATTGTCTTAGAAGTTTCTTACTTAGGTATGAAAACAAAAACCGTTGTAGTAGCAGACCAATCTCAATTTACTTTTTATTTAGAAGAATCTAGAAATACTTTAGAGGAGGTTGTCATTACATCTTCTTATGGAACAAAAAAACTAAGAGAGGAAGTTGTTGGAAGTATAGAAACCTTAAATTCTAAAGACATTGCTATAGAACAGGCCTCTGAAAGTATTGATAAAATGGTAGACGGACAAATAGCGGGTGTTTATATAGAAAACACATCTGGTATTGGCGGCCCAGTAAGTATTAACATTCGAGGTCAAGGTAGTTTAACCCCTCTAAATGGTGCTATATACGGTACTTCTACACAACCACTTATTATTATTGATGGTGTTATTATGGCCGAAGAAATGGCGATAGATAATGACTTTTTTGACGCTAACGGAAGTTCTTCCGAAGATTTATCGAACCCTTTATCTCAAATTTCTCCAGAAAACATAGAAAGTTTTACTGTCTTAAAAGATGCCGCTGCAGTTAGTATTTATGGAGCTGATGCGGCCAATGGTGTTATTTTAATTACTACCAAGCAAGGGAAAAAAGGACCTGCAAAATTTGGTTTCTCATCACAATTAGGAGTTTCCTCTGCAATTAATCAAATTAAATACTTAAGTGGATCTCAATACAACGAACTGCGAAATGAGTATTTAAAAAACACAACAGTAGGCTACACTCCTATAGCTTATAATGGTGTAGATACCGATTGGTTTAATTTATTAAATGGTACAGGAATTTATAATAAATACAATTTTAGTGTTTCTGGAGCTTCAGAATCCTTTTCATACCGCACAAGTTTATCTTTTAAAAAAATAGATGAGCCTCAAAAAGGAAACACCAACAAACAACTAAATGCGAATATAAATTTAGGATATAAACATAAGAAATTCGACCTAAATTTAACACTAAGTCCAAGCTTCGTATCAAAAAACGCTCCAAACATATATTACAGCTATGCTTTTGCACCAAACTTATCTCCTTATAACGAAGACGGTTCTTATGCCAATGTTGGGATTACTGGCTTAGGAAATCCATTAGCAGCCATTGACCAAAACAAAAACATTTCAAACACTTATAGTATTTTAGGAAGTCTACAAGCTTCCTATCATATAACAGAAGACTTAAATATTTCCTCTTTATTTGGTCTTTCATATAGTGATAAAGAACAAGACCGCTATTTCTCGGGAGAAAATGAAAGTGGTCAAGTTAATGGTAGTTTTACACTAAATGGTACGTCGTATCCAATCTATGGCCGTCGTTTAATAAATAATAGGCACACCAATAAGTGGAACTGGCAAACACGCGCACTTTACAATAAACAAATAGACGAAAACAATGCTTTCGACGGTATCTTTGGTATTGAACTTACAAAAGAAAATGTAGACTTTAATTATGCTTCCGGACGAGGATTTGTAAACCCAAACATTATAAACGAGGTTACCGATGCCCTTCAGGATGACGCCCCATCCACAACCGAGAATGAATCTACAGGAAATCAAACTTACAGCTCGGATATTAGCAACAACTCTAAAGTTTCACTCTTTTCGCAACTTAATTACAATTACAAAAAACGCTATTTTATTCTAGCAAATTTTAGACGTGACCAAAGTTCTGTTTTCGGAGACGACACCAATGTGGCCTACACAGGAGGCGCTGGGGTAAGCTGGATTTTATCTAACGAGAATTTTTTAGAAGCTAATAATTGGATTGATTTATTAAAACTTAAACTAAGTTACGGAACTACAGGAAACTCTAGAATAGGATCTTATCGCTCTAAAGGCTTATACACCATTAATGATAATGGTTATAATAACTTAGATATCGCCTACCCATCGGCTGCTCCTAACGGTGAATTGAGTTGGGAAAAGAATAAAAAATTTAATGCGGGTTTAAACTTCAACTTTTTAAACACGGTGAGTTTAACGCTTGAATATTATTACGACGATATTCAAGATCTTATTACAAGTAGAAGTATACCTTCTGAAACCGGATATAACTCTATACAAATTAATGCTGCAAGCATGTACAACAAAGGCCTAGAGCTATCAACAAATTTTAAATGGTTTCAAAAAGAAAATTTTAAATGGACTACCTCGTTTAACATCTCTACATTACAAAGTGAAGTTACAGAACTGAAAGGATTGGGTAATGAATTTTCAGTTTCAGAAATTGCCTTAGCACAAAAAGTAGGCTACAGCACTTCTACTATTTGGGGTATTAAATGGGCAGGTATCGATCCTGCTACAGGGCGTGACTTACTTAAAAAAGATGGCGAAATTTACGACGCCATAACTTACAACAGTTTGTTTACCAGTGCCGATTGGGTTCCAATAGGTGATTATCAACCCGATGCCTACGGAGGGTTCAATAACACGTTTACCTTCAACAATAATATAAGCTTATCCATTCGAGGAAGCTTTCAAATAGGCGGTGATTATTTAGCAGAAGATGAACTTATTGCCAAATACAATATTACTTCAAACAGAAATCTATCTGTAAATGCGTACGATTATTGGAGAACTCCAGGAGATGTTGCTCTTAACCCAATTGTAACCAGCAATAACCCAACCATTTCTAACTACGATAAATACTTGTACGACGCTACGTCTTTAAGAATAAGTAACGTGAATTTAAACTATAGCTTTCCTAAAAATAGTCTAAGTTTTTTAGATGGCTTATCTGTATATACAGATGTTTCTAATGTCCTTTACTGGTACAAAGAAAAAAGTTTAAATGGCAGAAATGGTATTAATGAATTTAGATTTACCTACCCACAAGCGAGAACAATTTCAATAGGAGTAAATGCAAAATTTTAA
- a CDS encoding RagB/SusD family nutrient uptake outer membrane protein: MMTQKKQLKQLSKYFLTVLIATFYNCSGFLEQEPGSQTSITELLNTTDGVVTALNGAYDNLESNVRGERYATYADMQSGNITFTPTETGSNTGQITVPFNIENVYNFTDLADDSNLDGFYDDCYDIINQTNLILEYVDALTDSNDNIKNQIRAEALTIRAYVHFILSQIYAQNYGFTADASHLGIVYNKTTLTNGITYPSRETLATTYTLIIADLTSAINNYSNTLLLDGPTYSYFNKVSTQALLARVYVSQYDWQNAYDLANEVIFNSGKTLTPSDDYITEWEKPDLPISEVLLEFSIPRDNGGTVGGSLSSSYGFTSTADYGDYVASEDLLNLFEPNDLRRQLFLEANLPTLIGGELEDRPYYFTKKFQDNPGFIAIRLSEMYLIRAEASLGLENLEACKDDINILRSRANATLLTETTDLQGILLQERRKEMCFETQYLFDLARFQQNIIRGADCVSQTCNLNYPSGKYILPIPNSNIELNSNLQQNETY; this comes from the coding sequence ATGATGACACAAAAAAAACAACTAAAACAACTTTCTAAATACTTCTTAACAGTGTTAATTGCAACCTTTTATAACTGCAGTGGTTTTTTAGAACAAGAACCAGGATCTCAAACTTCTATTACCGAATTATTAAATACTACGGACGGTGTGGTAACCGCACTAAATGGTGCTTACGATAATTTAGAATCCAACGTGAGAGGCGAGCGCTATGCTACTTACGCCGATATGCAATCTGGCAATATCACCTTTACACCAACAGAAACCGGAAGTAATACTGGACAAATTACGGTGCCTTTTAATATAGAAAACGTTTACAACTTTACAGATTTAGCAGATGACAGTAATTTAGACGGGTTTTATGATGACTGCTACGATATTATAAACCAAACAAACCTTATTCTAGAATATGTGGATGCACTAACAGATTCTAATGATAATATAAAAAATCAAATAAGAGCCGAAGCCCTAACCATTAGAGCTTATGTTCACTTTATATTATCTCAAATATATGCGCAAAATTATGGTTTTACTGCAGATGCTAGTCATTTAGGCATTGTTTATAATAAAACCACTTTAACCAATGGCATCACCTACCCATCTAGAGAAACATTAGCAACAACCTATACTTTAATTATTGCCGATTTAACTTCAGCAATAAACAACTACTCCAACACTTTACTTTTAGATGGACCAACATATTCTTATTTCAATAAAGTAAGTACTCAAGCTTTACTTGCTCGAGTTTACGTTTCTCAATACGATTGGCAAAATGCTTACGATTTGGCAAATGAAGTGATTTTCAATTCAGGAAAAACACTAACACCTTCGGATGATTATATAACAGAATGGGAAAAACCAGATTTACCTATTTCTGAAGTATTATTAGAGTTTTCAATTCCGAGAGACAATGGTGGTACGGTAGGAGGCTCACTGTCGAGTTCCTATGGTTTTACCTCAACAGCAGATTATGGGGATTATGTAGCCTCGGAAGATTTATTAAACCTTTTTGAACCTAATGATTTACGTAGACAGCTATTTCTTGAAGCTAATTTACCAACCTTAATTGGTGGTGAACTAGAAGACCGCCCATATTATTTTACTAAAAAATTTCAAGATAACCCAGGCTTTATAGCTATCAGATTAAGTGAAATGTATTTAATAAGAGCCGAAGCCTCATTAGGACTTGAAAATCTAGAAGCTTGTAAAGACGACATTAATATATTACGAAGCAGAGCAAATGCCACGCTACTTACAGAGACGACAGATTTACAGGGTATTCTTCTACAAGAACGCCGAAAAGAAATGTGCTTTGAAACTCAATACTTATTCGACTTAGCAAGATTTCAACAAAATATAATACGAGGTGCAGACTGCGTATCGCAAACTTGTAACTTAAATTATCCTTCAGGAAAATATATACTTCCAATACCAAATAGTAACATTGAACTTAACTCTAATTTACAGCAAAATGAAACATACTAA